One window of Quercus robur chromosome 12, dhQueRobu3.1, whole genome shotgun sequence genomic DNA carries:
- the LOC126708852 gene encoding U-box domain-containing protein 4-like, translating into METENRPSFSYMGRNFSDLSINEDSSAFSECNSDRSGEFPSTSSQSRQLAMACASENSDELIQQLVSDLQSCSIEEQKQAAMEIRLIAKNKPENRVKIVKAGAVKPLISLISSADPQLQEYGVTAILNLSLCDENKEIIAFSGAIKPLVRALRLGTPTAKENSACALLRLSQVDENKSAIGRSGAIPLLVNLLESGGFRAKKDASTALYSLCSVKENKIRAVHAGIMKPLVELMADFGSNMVDKSAYVLSLLVSVTDARTALVEEGGIPVLVEIVEVGSQRQKEIAVAILLQVCEDSVVYRTMVAREGAIPPLVALSQSGTNRAKQKAETLIELLRQPRSGDVAATAKTSAVSV; encoded by the exons ATGGAAACAGAGAATCGGCCGAGTTTTTCATACATGGGGAGGAATTTCAGTGATTTGAGTATTAACGAGGACTCTTCAGCTTTTAGCGAATGTAACAGCGATAGATCCGGCGAGTTTCCGTCGACTTCTTCGCAGAGCCGGCAGCTCGCCATGGCCTGTGCGTCGGAGAACTCGGACGAGTTGATCCAACAACTCGTCTCTGACCTCCAGTCCTGTTCGATTGAGGAGCAAAAGCAAGCGGCCATGGAGATCAGACTCATCGCGAAGAACAAGCCGGAAAACCGGGTCAAAATCGTGAAAGCCGGCGCGGTTAAGCCGTTAATCTCGTTGATTTCCTCGGCCGATCCTCAGCTCCAAGAGTACGGCGTCACGGCGATTCTGAATCTCTCGCTCTGCGACGAGAACAAGGAGATCATAGCCTTCTCCGGCGCGATTAAGCCACTGGTTCGAGCTTTGAGACTGGGAACTCCGACGGCGAAAGAGAACTCGGCTTGCGCTCTGCTTCGACTCTCTCAGGTAGACGAGAACAAATCCGCAATCGGACGGTCAGGAGCGATTCCGCTGCTGGTGAATCTTCTAGAAAGCGGCGGCTTTCGCGCGAAGAAGGACGCATCGACGGCTCTGTACTCTTTGTGCTCTGTAAAGGAAAACAAGATCAGAGCCGTCCATGCTGGAATCATGAAGCCGTTGGTGGAATTAATGGCTGATTTCGGGTCAAACATGGTGGACAAGTCAGCGTACGTACTGAGCCTACTGGTTTCAGTAACGGACGCGAGAACAGCCTTGGTTGAAGAAGGTGGAATTCCGGTGTTGGTCGAGATTGTAGAGGTCGGTTCCCAGAGGCAAAAGGAGATCGCGGTGGCGATATTGTTACAGGTCTGTGAGGACAGTGTGGTGTACCGTACTATGGTGGCTCGCGAAGGAGCGATTCCTCCCCTCGTGGCTTTGTCTCAGTCCGGCACCAATCGCGCCAAGCAAAAG GCGGAGACATTGATAGAGCTTCTACGGCAACCGAGGTCCGGCGACGTCGCTGCCACTGCCAAAACGTCAGCGGTGTCAGTATAA